A single region of the Gracilibacillus caseinilyticus genome encodes:
- a CDS encoding ABC transporter ATP-binding protein — MEHAIEVKNVRKVFDQVIAIDHIHFHLNRGEIFGLLGPSGSGKTTTVKMLTGEMKQTQGEINVLGINAKQFRTPAFKSMIGILSDNSALYERLTVYDNLKLFCKLYNTPLTAIDTILKEVNLEGEQSKTVSKLSKGMKQRVLLAKALIHKPDLVFLDEPTSALDPGNIAQIHRGLRKLNEAGTTIFLTTHNMEEATTLCDRVAFLDGGKIQELDTPEALRYKYSTHAFHVETFDGRRLVFENEPNSAEQMKELIANGEVKTMHTDNPTLGDIFLEVTGKELV, encoded by the coding sequence TTGGAACATGCAATTGAAGTAAAAAACGTACGAAAGGTATTTGATCAAGTCATCGCTATTGATCATATTCATTTTCATCTGAACAGAGGAGAAATTTTTGGCTTACTCGGTCCAAGTGGATCAGGAAAAACCACAACCGTTAAAATGTTAACAGGAGAAATGAAACAGACACAAGGTGAAATTAACGTATTAGGAATAAACGCTAAACAATTTCGAACACCCGCGTTCAAATCCATGATTGGCATTCTCTCCGATAATAGTGCGCTCTATGAACGACTCACGGTTTATGACAACTTGAAATTATTTTGTAAATTATACAATACGCCGCTTACAGCTATTGATACGATTCTTAAGGAAGTTAATTTGGAAGGCGAACAGTCCAAAACGGTCTCCAAATTATCCAAAGGGATGAAGCAACGGGTTTTACTTGCGAAGGCCCTGATTCATAAGCCTGATTTAGTATTTCTTGATGAACCAACCTCTGCCTTGGATCCTGGAAACATTGCGCAAATTCACCGCGGACTGCGTAAGCTAAATGAAGCGGGTACGACGATTTTCCTAACTACCCATAACATGGAAGAAGCAACCACATTATGTGACAGGGTCGCTTTCTTAGATGGAGGAAAAATACAAGAACTTGACACTCCAGAGGCACTTCGTTACAAATATTCCACCCATGCCTTTCATGTCGAGACATTTGATGGGCGACGCTTGGTCTTTGAGAACGAACCAAATAGTGCCGAACAGATGAAAGAACTGATTGCAAATGGAGAAGTGAAAACAATGCATACGGATAATCCTACGCTTGGCGATATCTTTCTTGAAGTAACCGGAAAGGAGTTGGTTTGA
- a CDS encoding response regulator transcription factor encodes MVYFKIDNDHSTSELLPSFSLTVEETSTTSLYCDADIQGELLNFLQKHNHIRVFDQKDGLYQRLTVEDNIAFFHKWFRCSVPLPEILVLFELHTCVKTPLHKCSVSEVRRVHFAKYFMSGSSPMIFREPIYHIDIRSINTFIKMLQKIKESHIPVIVLVSNMEHALLLGDVAYKLQNKGLQQIEVEDQDSDTSSIESESTSINLLKIPAKVDDKIILFDPPEIDYIESQDGKAVIFINETSYTMDSTLTKMEKKLELYGFYRCHRSYIVNLQKVREIITWSKNTYSLRIDNNVQSTIPLSRTKIQDIQEKFTL; translated from the coding sequence ATGGTATATTTTAAAATTGACAATGATCATTCAACGAGTGAATTGCTTCCGTCTTTTTCGCTCACTGTGGAGGAAACATCTACTACGTCTCTTTACTGTGATGCAGACATTCAAGGCGAATTACTAAATTTTTTACAAAAACATAATCACATCCGTGTTTTTGACCAAAAGGATGGATTGTATCAGCGATTGACAGTGGAAGACAATATCGCTTTTTTCCACAAATGGTTCCGTTGTTCTGTACCACTTCCTGAGATCCTTGTCTTATTTGAGCTGCACACCTGTGTTAAAACACCTTTACATAAATGTTCAGTATCTGAGGTTCGCCGTGTCCATTTTGCCAAATATTTTATGAGCGGGAGCAGTCCCATGATTTTTAGAGAGCCTATTTACCATATTGATATCCGCTCCATCAATACATTTATAAAAATGCTGCAAAAAATAAAGGAAAGTCATATCCCTGTAATCGTTTTAGTCTCTAACATGGAACATGCCTTATTGCTCGGTGATGTAGCATACAAATTACAAAACAAAGGATTGCAACAAATAGAAGTAGAGGATCAAGACAGTGATACATCTTCAATTGAATCGGAAAGCACGTCCATCAACTTGTTGAAGATCCCTGCAAAAGTAGACGATAAAATCATTCTTTTCGACCCACCAGAGATCGATTATATCGAAAGTCAGGATGGCAAAGCAGTGATTTTTATTAATGAAACATCGTATACCATGGATTCCACGCTTACCAAAATGGAAAAGAAATTAGAACTGTACGGTTTTTATCGCTGTCATCGATCCTACATCGTTAACTTGCAAAAAGTGCGCGAAATTATTACGTGGTCTAAAAATACCTATTCATTAAGAATTGATAATAATGTACAGTCCACCATTCCACTGTCACGAACCAAAATTCAGGACATTCAGGAGAAATTCACCCTCTAA
- a CDS encoding DEAD/DEAH box helicase, which translates to MNHFPQGIAFCFPWRSYQHDVLEQLDHHLENRHLHLVAPPGSGKTVLGLEVIKRLEKATLIIAPTLAIRNQWADRFTELFLQQEEQPDWISTDIKRPAFVTITTYQGLYALFHDSLQAQETELDDLEEEEIPLENEAKHAAIERLLQQNFQTLVLDEAHHLRTNWWKTTMHLRNQLDDPTLIALTATPPYDVGKSEWDKYIELCGPIDEEIEVDALVKEGDLCPHQDYVWMSSMTAKEKEPIDTFHGEAETIRTGLLDNATLRQAIENHPWILSEEYIEEKLANYPYFISMIIYLKEVDSLAWKKPFEMLNEKAADLPSFDLEWAEELLTFLLYHDKHIDPKEEPLMTIKKHLSSIKAIEHRKVKLMATRSIERTLLHSASKLDSITEIVQLEKNAQKESLRLVVLADFIYKEDLGEDKPLIRLGVVPIFEKLRRNVSDQCRIGVLTGSVVIVPKKVLSLLEEYQLRFSAQILEHDDHYATITWKGASRQEMVKSHH; encoded by the coding sequence CAACATGATGTATTGGAACAGTTAGACCATCATCTGGAGAACCGGCATTTGCATCTGGTAGCCCCGCCTGGTTCAGGGAAAACGGTATTAGGGTTAGAAGTGATAAAAAGATTGGAAAAGGCAACACTTATTATCGCTCCAACACTTGCAATCCGTAATCAGTGGGCAGATCGTTTTACCGAGCTTTTTTTGCAACAGGAGGAGCAGCCGGACTGGATATCAACTGATATTAAGAGGCCAGCATTTGTGACAATAACAACTTATCAAGGATTGTATGCGTTATTTCATGATTCATTACAAGCGCAGGAAACAGAGCTGGATGATTTAGAAGAAGAAGAGATTCCTCTCGAAAATGAAGCCAAACATGCTGCTATCGAGCGACTTCTTCAACAAAACTTCCAAACGCTGGTATTAGATGAAGCCCACCATTTGCGAACGAATTGGTGGAAAACAACGATGCACCTCAGAAATCAGTTAGATGATCCGACACTCATCGCCTTAACAGCGACCCCGCCTTATGATGTGGGAAAATCAGAATGGGATAAATATATCGAATTGTGCGGACCGATTGATGAAGAAATCGAAGTAGACGCGCTCGTTAAAGAAGGAGATTTATGTCCCCATCAAGATTATGTCTGGATGTCGTCCATGACAGCAAAAGAAAAAGAACCGATTGATACGTTTCATGGTGAAGCAGAGACAATAAGAACCGGTTTATTGGATAATGCAACATTACGGCAAGCCATCGAGAATCATCCATGGATACTATCAGAGGAATATATTGAGGAAAAACTAGCAAACTATCCATATTTTATAAGTATGATTATATATTTGAAAGAAGTTGATAGTCTCGCTTGGAAGAAGCCTTTTGAAATGTTGAATGAAAAAGCAGCTGATCTCCCCTCGTTTGACCTGGAATGGGCGGAGGAGTTATTAACCTTTTTGTTATACCACGATAAGCATATCGATCCGAAAGAAGAGCCGTTAATGACAATCAAAAAGCATTTATCATCGATCAAAGCAATCGAACATCGCAAAGTGAAACTAATGGCGACAAGATCGATAGAAAGAACTTTATTACATAGTGCTTCGAAGCTGGACAGTATTACGGAAATAGTACAATTAGAGAAAAACGCGCAAAAAGAGTCACTTCGATTAGTCGTATTAGCTGATTTTATTTATAAAGAAGACCTTGGCGAAGATAAACCATTGATTCGTTTAGGTGTGGTCCCTATCTTTGAAAAGCTGCGCAGAAACGTATCTGATCAATGTCGTATCGGTGTACTAACTGGTTCTGTTGTGATTGTACCTAAAAAGGTGCTCTCATTACTTGAGGAATATCAGTTGCGATTTTCTGCACAGATACTTGAACATGATGATCATTATGCAACGATTACATGGAAAGGTGCATCGAGACAGGAAATGGTGAAAAGTCATCACTAA